The Mercurialis annua linkage group LG2, ddMerAnnu1.2, whole genome shotgun sequence genome contains a region encoding:
- the LOC126669643 gene encoding probable ubiquitin-conjugating enzyme E2 25 isoform X2, whose amino-acid sequence MQPPPPPPLLQSTQHHHHLHNPKSARKRAVMADMEGDVIEISPPPPSVRHYPHNNSQDKLKEAILQEVIDVDNDEDFSDVMVLGEKVDTKIKGKALEKHSDGYLPALDAAAGYPPKSYAFDNLISVDDYTSDMFYGSEFMDIYDDDSMEFDSYAYLQTHFDNVDVPAGVEAPFPCLLDSIPKTKNTVNGNDASGTQNQKDQNNLVTWKSKSSGACKKLSSESSSVFEFTPGSHASGADLSCHQSFPQISGSSATKNSSVDQLHKKTSSFGFKPNQWAPPPHAFHFSKQGGSGNPLWSNYSTDENGLKYFGLQPSHMLVPPMPGHPISAPPMPPVSSFKLKNASFNYAIQADYYNPYYGPRDLPEDGAARAPKHVNKEDILRKYQNFKRFDTVEDHSDNYYSSKGSSAGQPTKTWAKKIQDEWRILQNDLPDAIFVRAYESRMDLLRAVIIGAEGTPYHDGLFFFDVFFPSCYPNVPPNVYYHSGGLRLNPNLYNNGKVCLSLLGTWQGNKNEMWQPGVSTVLQVLVSIQALILNQKPFFNEPGFASMSGSVSGEKRSQQYNESTFMLSLKTMVYSMRRPPKYFEDFVLGHFHKYAHDILVACKAYMEGAQVGCLVKGGVQDVDEGDKSCSKNFKESLPASVDLLLKELSLNGVTDIEKFQILAKKDNNQAPTVPRQQ is encoded by the exons ATGCAGCCGCCGCCTCCTCCGCCGCTGTTACAATCAACCCAACACCACCACCACCTTCACAATCCCAAGTCAGCCAGGAAGAGAGCGGTGATGGCGGATATGGAAGGTGACGTGATCGAAATCTCTCCTCCTCCGCCCTCTGTCCGACACTATCCGCATAACAACAGTCAAGACAAACTTAAAGag GCGATACTTCAAGAAGTAATTGATGTTGACAATGATGAAGATTTTTCTGATGTCATGGTCCTCGGTGAGAAAGTTGACACAAAGATCAAAGGGAAAGCTTTAGAAAAACATTCTGATGGATATCTTCCAGCTTTG GATGCTGCAGCCGGTTATCCTCCTAAAAGCTATGCTTTTGATAACCTAATCAGTGTAGATGATTATACTTCAGATATGTTTTACGGGAGTGAGTTTATGGATATCTATGATGATGACTCGATGGAGTTTGATTCGTACGCGTATTTACAAACCCATTTTGATAATGTGGATGTTCCTGCTGGAGTAGAGGCACCTTTTCCATGCTTGCTGGATTCTATTCCCAAGACAAAAAATACTGTGAATGGAAATGACGCTTCGGGTACACAAAATCAAAAGGATCAGAATAATTTGGTTACATGGAAATCAAAATCTTCTGGTGCTTGCAAGAAGCTGTCTTCCGAGAGTAGTTCAGTTTTTGAATTCACTCCTGGGAGCCATGCTTCTGGAGCCGACTTATCTTGCCATCAGTCATTTCCACAAATTTCCGGAA GTAGTGCAACTAAGAATAGTTCTGTAGATCAATTGCATAAGAAAACAAGTTCATTTGGCTTTAAGCCAAATCAATGGGCACCTCCTCCTCACGCATTCCATTTCAGCAAGCAAGGTGGTTCAGGTAATCCATTATGGTCAAATTATTCTACAGATGAGAATGGATTGAAATACTTCGGGCTGCAGCCGTCACATATGTTAGTTCCCCCTATGCCAGGCCATCCTATTTCAGCCCCACCTATGCCGCCTGTGTCCtcatttaaattaaagaatGCATCGTTTAACTATGCAATTCAAGCAGATTATTATAATCCATATTATGGTCCACGAGATCTTCCTGAAGATGGCGCAGCAAGAGCTCCGAAGCATGTAAATAAAGAGGACATTCTAAGAAAGTACCAAAACTTTAAGAGATTTGATACTGTTGAAGATCATTCAGATAATTACTACAGTTCCAAGGGTTCTTCAGCTGGGCAG CCAACGAAGACATGGGCGAAGAAAATTCAGGATGAATGGAGAATCCTGCAGAATGATTTGCCAG ATGCAATATTTGTCAGGGCTTACGAATCAAGGATGGATTTATTGAGGGCTGTAATAATCGGAGCGGAGGGCACTCCCTACCATGATGGCCTCTtcttttttgatgtttttttccCTAGTTGTTATCCCAACGTACCACCG AATGTCTACTATCATTCTGGTGGGCTTCGTCTCAATCCGAACTTGTACAATAATGGTAAGGTGTGTCTCAGCCTTCTTGGCACTTGGCAAGGTAACAAGAATGAGATGTGGCAACCTGGTGTGTCCACTGTGTTGCAAGTTCTCGTATCTATACAAGCACTGATATTGAACCAAAAGCCCTTCTTTAATGAGCCTGGATTTGCAAGTATGAGTGGATCAGTATCTGGTGAAAAGAGGTCACAGCAGTACAATGAGAGCACATTTATGTTATCACTTAAGACGATGGTTTACTCAATGAGGAGACCACCAAAG TATTTCGAGGACTTTGTTTTGGGCCATTTCCACAAGTACGCGCATGACATTCTGGTGGCATGTAAAGCTTACATGGAGGGAGCCCAGGTAGGATGTCTTGTCAAAGGTGGGGTTCAGGATGTTGACGAGGGCGACAAGAGCTGCTCAAAGAATTTTAAGGAATCGTTACCTGCGAGTGTTGATTTACTTTTGAAAGAGTTGTCACTAAATGGAGTAACGGACATTGAAAAATTCCAAATTTTGGCGAAAAAGGATAATAACCAAGCGCCAACTGTCCCAAGGCAGCAATAA
- the LOC126669643 gene encoding probable ubiquitin-conjugating enzyme E2 25 isoform X1, producing MQPPPPPPLLQSTQHHHHLHNPKSARKRAVMADMEGDVIEISPPPPSVRHYPHNNSQDKLKEAILQEVIDVDNDEDFSDVMVLGEKVDTKIKGKALEKHSDGYLPALDAAAGYPPKSYAFDNLISVDDYTSDMFYGSEFMDIYDDDSMEFDSYAYLQTHFDNVDVPAGVEAPFPCLLDSIPKTKNTVNGNDASGTQNQKDQNNLVTWKSKSSGACKKLSSESSSVFEFTPGSHASGADLSCHQSFPQISGSKNKSTVLQHSKSIMNPPNLKGKKVPFSSGSATKNSSVDQLHKKTSSFGFKPNQWAPPPHAFHFSKQGGSGNPLWSNYSTDENGLKYFGLQPSHMLVPPMPGHPISAPPMPPVSSFKLKNASFNYAIQADYYNPYYGPRDLPEDGAARAPKHVNKEDILRKYQNFKRFDTVEDHSDNYYSSKGSSAGQPTKTWAKKIQDEWRILQNDLPDAIFVRAYESRMDLLRAVIIGAEGTPYHDGLFFFDVFFPSCYPNVPPNVYYHSGGLRLNPNLYNNGKVCLSLLGTWQGNKNEMWQPGVSTVLQVLVSIQALILNQKPFFNEPGFASMSGSVSGEKRSQQYNESTFMLSLKTMVYSMRRPPKYFEDFVLGHFHKYAHDILVACKAYMEGAQVGCLVKGGVQDVDEGDKSCSKNFKESLPASVDLLLKELSLNGVTDIEKFQILAKKDNNQAPTVPRQQ from the exons ATGCAGCCGCCGCCTCCTCCGCCGCTGTTACAATCAACCCAACACCACCACCACCTTCACAATCCCAAGTCAGCCAGGAAGAGAGCGGTGATGGCGGATATGGAAGGTGACGTGATCGAAATCTCTCCTCCTCCGCCCTCTGTCCGACACTATCCGCATAACAACAGTCAAGACAAACTTAAAGag GCGATACTTCAAGAAGTAATTGATGTTGACAATGATGAAGATTTTTCTGATGTCATGGTCCTCGGTGAGAAAGTTGACACAAAGATCAAAGGGAAAGCTTTAGAAAAACATTCTGATGGATATCTTCCAGCTTTG GATGCTGCAGCCGGTTATCCTCCTAAAAGCTATGCTTTTGATAACCTAATCAGTGTAGATGATTATACTTCAGATATGTTTTACGGGAGTGAGTTTATGGATATCTATGATGATGACTCGATGGAGTTTGATTCGTACGCGTATTTACAAACCCATTTTGATAATGTGGATGTTCCTGCTGGAGTAGAGGCACCTTTTCCATGCTTGCTGGATTCTATTCCCAAGACAAAAAATACTGTGAATGGAAATGACGCTTCGGGTACACAAAATCAAAAGGATCAGAATAATTTGGTTACATGGAAATCAAAATCTTCTGGTGCTTGCAAGAAGCTGTCTTCCGAGAGTAGTTCAGTTTTTGAATTCACTCCTGGGAGCCATGCTTCTGGAGCCGACTTATCTTGCCATCAGTCATTTCCACAAATTTCCGGAAGTAAGAATAAATCAACTGTCTTACAACATAGTAAAAGCATTATGAATCCACCAAATCTTAAGGGAAAAAAGGTACCATTTTCTTCAGGTAGTGCAACTAAGAATAGTTCTGTAGATCAATTGCATAAGAAAACAAGTTCATTTGGCTTTAAGCCAAATCAATGGGCACCTCCTCCTCACGCATTCCATTTCAGCAAGCAAGGTGGTTCAGGTAATCCATTATGGTCAAATTATTCTACAGATGAGAATGGATTGAAATACTTCGGGCTGCAGCCGTCACATATGTTAGTTCCCCCTATGCCAGGCCATCCTATTTCAGCCCCACCTATGCCGCCTGTGTCCtcatttaaattaaagaatGCATCGTTTAACTATGCAATTCAAGCAGATTATTATAATCCATATTATGGTCCACGAGATCTTCCTGAAGATGGCGCAGCAAGAGCTCCGAAGCATGTAAATAAAGAGGACATTCTAAGAAAGTACCAAAACTTTAAGAGATTTGATACTGTTGAAGATCATTCAGATAATTACTACAGTTCCAAGGGTTCTTCAGCTGGGCAG CCAACGAAGACATGGGCGAAGAAAATTCAGGATGAATGGAGAATCCTGCAGAATGATTTGCCAG ATGCAATATTTGTCAGGGCTTACGAATCAAGGATGGATTTATTGAGGGCTGTAATAATCGGAGCGGAGGGCACTCCCTACCATGATGGCCTCTtcttttttgatgtttttttccCTAGTTGTTATCCCAACGTACCACCG AATGTCTACTATCATTCTGGTGGGCTTCGTCTCAATCCGAACTTGTACAATAATGGTAAGGTGTGTCTCAGCCTTCTTGGCACTTGGCAAGGTAACAAGAATGAGATGTGGCAACCTGGTGTGTCCACTGTGTTGCAAGTTCTCGTATCTATACAAGCACTGATATTGAACCAAAAGCCCTTCTTTAATGAGCCTGGATTTGCAAGTATGAGTGGATCAGTATCTGGTGAAAAGAGGTCACAGCAGTACAATGAGAGCACATTTATGTTATCACTTAAGACGATGGTTTACTCAATGAGGAGACCACCAAAG TATTTCGAGGACTTTGTTTTGGGCCATTTCCACAAGTACGCGCATGACATTCTGGTGGCATGTAAAGCTTACATGGAGGGAGCCCAGGTAGGATGTCTTGTCAAAGGTGGGGTTCAGGATGTTGACGAGGGCGACAAGAGCTGCTCAAAGAATTTTAAGGAATCGTTACCTGCGAGTGTTGATTTACTTTTGAAAGAGTTGTCACTAAATGGAGTAACGGACATTGAAAAATTCCAAATTTTGGCGAAAAAGGATAATAACCAAGCGCCAACTGTCCCAAGGCAGCAATAA
- the LOC126669643 gene encoding probable ubiquitin-conjugating enzyme E2 26 isoform X3, with protein sequence MQPPPPPPLLQSTQHHHHLHNPKSARKRAVMADMEGDVIEISPPPPSVRHYPHNNSQDKLKEAILQEVIDVDNDEDFSDVMVLGEKVDTKIKGKALEKHSDGYLPALDAAAGYPPKSYAFDNLISVDDYTSDMFYGSEFMDIYDDDSMEFDSYAYLQTHFDNVDVPAGVEAPFPCLLDSIPKTKNTVNGNDASGTQNQKDQNNLVTWKSKSSGACKKLSSESSSVFEFTPGSHASGADLSCHQSFPQISGSKNKSTVLQHSKSIMNPPNLKGKKVPFSSGSATKNSSVDQLHKKTSSFGFKPNQWAPPPHAFHFSKQGGSGHPISAPPMPPVSSFKLKNASFNYAIQADYYNPYYGPRDLPEDGAARAPKHVNKEDILRKYQNFKRFDTVEDHSDNYYSSKGSSAGQPTKTWAKKIQDEWRILQNDLPDAIFVRAYESRMDLLRAVIIGAEGTPYHDGLFFFDVFFPSCYPNVPPNVYYHSGGLRLNPNLYNNGKVCLSLLGTWQGNKNEMWQPGVSTVLQVLVSIQALILNQKPFFNEPGFASMSGSVSGEKRSQQYNESTFMLSLKTMVYSMRRPPKYFEDFVLGHFHKYAHDILVACKAYMEGAQVGCLVKGGVQDVDEGDKSCSKNFKESLPASVDLLLKELSLNGVTDIEKFQILAKKDNNQAPTVPRQQ encoded by the exons ATGCAGCCGCCGCCTCCTCCGCCGCTGTTACAATCAACCCAACACCACCACCACCTTCACAATCCCAAGTCAGCCAGGAAGAGAGCGGTGATGGCGGATATGGAAGGTGACGTGATCGAAATCTCTCCTCCTCCGCCCTCTGTCCGACACTATCCGCATAACAACAGTCAAGACAAACTTAAAGag GCGATACTTCAAGAAGTAATTGATGTTGACAATGATGAAGATTTTTCTGATGTCATGGTCCTCGGTGAGAAAGTTGACACAAAGATCAAAGGGAAAGCTTTAGAAAAACATTCTGATGGATATCTTCCAGCTTTG GATGCTGCAGCCGGTTATCCTCCTAAAAGCTATGCTTTTGATAACCTAATCAGTGTAGATGATTATACTTCAGATATGTTTTACGGGAGTGAGTTTATGGATATCTATGATGATGACTCGATGGAGTTTGATTCGTACGCGTATTTACAAACCCATTTTGATAATGTGGATGTTCCTGCTGGAGTAGAGGCACCTTTTCCATGCTTGCTGGATTCTATTCCCAAGACAAAAAATACTGTGAATGGAAATGACGCTTCGGGTACACAAAATCAAAAGGATCAGAATAATTTGGTTACATGGAAATCAAAATCTTCTGGTGCTTGCAAGAAGCTGTCTTCCGAGAGTAGTTCAGTTTTTGAATTCACTCCTGGGAGCCATGCTTCTGGAGCCGACTTATCTTGCCATCAGTCATTTCCACAAATTTCCGGAAGTAAGAATAAATCAACTGTCTTACAACATAGTAAAAGCATTATGAATCCACCAAATCTTAAGGGAAAAAAGGTACCATTTTCTTCAGGTAGTGCAACTAAGAATAGTTCTGTAGATCAATTGCATAAGAAAACAAGTTCATTTGGCTTTAAGCCAAATCAATGGGCACCTCCTCCTCACGCATTCCATTTCAGCAAGCAAGGTGGTTCAG GCCATCCTATTTCAGCCCCACCTATGCCGCCTGTGTCCtcatttaaattaaagaatGCATCGTTTAACTATGCAATTCAAGCAGATTATTATAATCCATATTATGGTCCACGAGATCTTCCTGAAGATGGCGCAGCAAGAGCTCCGAAGCATGTAAATAAAGAGGACATTCTAAGAAAGTACCAAAACTTTAAGAGATTTGATACTGTTGAAGATCATTCAGATAATTACTACAGTTCCAAGGGTTCTTCAGCTGGGCAG CCAACGAAGACATGGGCGAAGAAAATTCAGGATGAATGGAGAATCCTGCAGAATGATTTGCCAG ATGCAATATTTGTCAGGGCTTACGAATCAAGGATGGATTTATTGAGGGCTGTAATAATCGGAGCGGAGGGCACTCCCTACCATGATGGCCTCTtcttttttgatgtttttttccCTAGTTGTTATCCCAACGTACCACCG AATGTCTACTATCATTCTGGTGGGCTTCGTCTCAATCCGAACTTGTACAATAATGGTAAGGTGTGTCTCAGCCTTCTTGGCACTTGGCAAGGTAACAAGAATGAGATGTGGCAACCTGGTGTGTCCACTGTGTTGCAAGTTCTCGTATCTATACAAGCACTGATATTGAACCAAAAGCCCTTCTTTAATGAGCCTGGATTTGCAAGTATGAGTGGATCAGTATCTGGTGAAAAGAGGTCACAGCAGTACAATGAGAGCACATTTATGTTATCACTTAAGACGATGGTTTACTCAATGAGGAGACCACCAAAG TATTTCGAGGACTTTGTTTTGGGCCATTTCCACAAGTACGCGCATGACATTCTGGTGGCATGTAAAGCTTACATGGAGGGAGCCCAGGTAGGATGTCTTGTCAAAGGTGGGGTTCAGGATGTTGACGAGGGCGACAAGAGCTGCTCAAAGAATTTTAAGGAATCGTTACCTGCGAGTGTTGATTTACTTTTGAAAGAGTTGTCACTAAATGGAGTAACGGACATTGAAAAATTCCAAATTTTGGCGAAAAAGGATAATAACCAAGCGCCAACTGTCCCAAGGCAGCAATAA